The nucleotide window CCCTGCTGGCGCTGGCGAGCGAGCGCGAGGGGGAGTTGCTGCTGCGCCGGCCCGTGCCTCTCGCGCACAGGCGCCTGCTGCGCTGCCTGGGCTGGCCGCTGCTGGCGTTGGCGCTGGCCGTGTGCGTGGGGGGCTGGTTCGGGCATTTCGGCACGGTGCTGTGGCTGGGCTGGTTGAGCGTGGCGGCGGTGGCGCTGGTGTTCGGCATCGCCTACGGGCCCTGGCGGGACGAACCTGCCGGGCGCAGGGTGCGCAATGCTCGTGAAACGATAGCTGCCAGCGCTTGCTGCACAAGCGCTGGAGGCCGATTGGGCTTGTATTTCCTGTGGGTGTTGCTGGCGCTGTCGCCCCTGGCCTTCGCCTGGGCGCTGTGGCAGGCGCCGGTGCATCCGCTGCGGCGCGCCGATGCGGTGCAGGGGCCGGTCGGCCCGTGGACCTACCGGCTGGCCGAGGAGGTGCAGGCCGCGCCCGAGGTGCTGGCCAGCGGCGCGGCGGTCAAGCACTTCGTGCTGCAGTTGCAAGGCGACGAATTGGCCGTGGCCCGCGCCTGGCTGCGCGTGCAGCCGCCGCGCTCGCCGCGCACGGCGGGTATGGCGTTTGAGGGGCACCACGCCGACCGCGAGGCGATGATCGCCATTCCGCCCTCGGCCACCGCGCAGGATGCCTTCTGGCTCACGGTGCAGGGCAAGGACGGGCAGTTGCACCACGCGGAAATCGGCATGCGCCGCCTGTCGCCCGCGACGGCGGATTTCGTGGAGGGACGGCGATGAGGAAAAACGCCCTGTGGCCGGCGGCGCTGCTCGCCTGCACGCCTGCGCTGGCGCACGAGCCGATGACTCCGCTGCTGCTCTGCCGGGCCGAGGCCGCCGAGGTGGCCTGTGTGGCACGCTGGTCGAATGGCGTGGCCATGCCCGGCGCGCGCTACGAGGTGACGGATGCGCGGGACAAGCCCCTGCTGGCGGGCGTGACCGACCGGCAGGGGCGCCTGCGCTTCGCGCCGCCGCAGGCGGCATTCCATGTGCTGGTGTGGGATGCGCGCGGGGCCATGGCCGAGGCGGGGTGGCGGGATGTGGCGGGGGGCGGCTCCGGCCGTGAATGATGCGATAACGGCGCGGTTGGCGCGTAGCATTTCCTGGGCGTTCAGGGGGCCGTTATGGAAGGCTGCTTACCCAGTCTTCCAGCCGTAGGCCGGGAATATCCGTGAAATGGCGGGTGTTGTGCGTGACCAGCACGAGGTTCTCTGCGATGGCATGGGCGGCGATCAAGGTGTCCATGTCGCCGCGCAAACGGCCCTGCTGGCGATTGCGGGCCTTGATGCGGCCGAATTGCTCGGCGGCGGCTACTGTCCAGGGGAGTGCTGGTATCTGCTTGAGGAACAGGTTGATGCGCGGGTGCCGCCTGTCGTCACCGGCCATCAGGGCTTGTCCGTAACGAATCTCCGCGTAACTGAGTACAGAGATGGAGGCTTGGCTACCGCGCAAAGCCTGTGCCATGCGCTGGTGCAAGCCCATGTCATGCCCTTTGAGGAAATAACTGACGATGTTGGTGTCCAGCAGGTACATCGGCGGGGGCTCGTGGGCAAGCTCAGGTATCGCTGAAGGGGTCGGCACGTGCCTCGCTGCTGCGTGGCGGAAGGAATGCTTCTTCCAACGGCTCGGCCAGGATCATGTCGAGCAGTTGGTCGAGTTCCGGCTTGCCGCTGGCAGCGGCCTGGCTTGCCTGGGCCATGGGAGCGAGCTTTTCGGTCAGCAGGCGTGCCAAGGCGCTGCTTTCCAGCAGCCCTGCCTGCTGGGCGCGAGCGGCGAGGTCGCCGGGAAGTTGGATGGTCAGGGTGGTCACGGGTGGCTCCAAATCGGGTATTGGAAGGTGTACCAGAAAAACGCTTTTTTGGCGAAAGATGGGCGATGAAAGCGCATTCCTGCCCAGAAAATCAACGACCTCAACGTCTGCCAGGTTTTTGGTGCTCGTACGAAGCACACACGCCACTGGCCTCTGGCCGATGCTGCCGCACGGCAGGCGCTTAAGCGCCGCCCGCCTGCCCCATGGGCGGCGCGCCGGCCTTCTCGGCGTTGCCGTTCGGCAGCGGTATCAACGGCGGCAGCATGGCCAGGCGCGTGGCGGCCTTGTGGCCTTGTTCCACGGCGCGGCGCACATCGCCGAGCAGGCCGGCCCACTCGTGCACGGTGGCCACCTCCAGCTGCCCCAGGGCGCCGGCGCGCAGCAGGGCCGCCTTGGCGTCCTCGTAGGCGGCGTCGAAGATGGCGTGGGCGGCATCCACGGCGGCCAGGGCATCGTGGGCGCCCGGGCTGCTCTCGGGCACGGCGGCTTGCGGGTCGGCCGCCTCGAAGAAGGCCAGGGCCGCGGCGCAGGCCGGGGCCAGGGCGTCCAGCGGGCTGGCCCCCGCAGCCTGCGCGCGCGGCGTGCGCAGGGCCTGCTGGCCGGCCTGGGCCATGACGCGCGCCAGGGTGTCGTAGTAGCCGGCCACGCGCAGCAGCTCGGTCATCTGCTCGGCCACGTCGCGCGACAGGGCCTGGCGGCTCACGTCGCTGACGAAGGCGCCGAGCTGCTGCTGCAGCTGCTCCAGCGTTTGCAACTGGCGTGCCAGCTGCGCGCCCGCCTGGGGCGTGGGCGCGGGCCACGGCGGGGCGAGCCGCGTAGCGTCGGCGGCGAGCTGCATGGCCAGGTGGCCGACGCGCGTCATCTCGCGGCGCAGGGCCTGCAGCGCCAGCGCGGGCACGGCGGTGACGTTGCGGTCCAGGAAGCGGGCGCGCGCCTCGTCCTCTTCGGCCGAGCGGAAGCGCGCGAGCAGAAAGCGCGCCAGCGGCTTGGCCAGCGGCCACATCAGCAGCACGCCCAGCAAGTTGAAGGCGGTGTGGAAGATAACGAGCTGCGTCACCGCGTCGCTGCGGCCCGTGAGCCACTGGCCCACGGCGTCGATGAGCGCCAGCAGCGGCCCCAGCAGCGCCAGCGCCACCACGGCGGTGACGACGTTGAACAGCACGTGCGCGGCGGCCAGGCGCCGCGCGTTGGCCGTGGCCTGGATGGCGGCCAGGATGCCGGTGAGCGTGGTGCCCACGTTGGCGCCGATCACCATGCCCGCGCCCACCTCCACGGCCAGCGAGCCCCCGGCCACGGCGGTGAGCACCACGGCCAGCGTGGCAGACGAGGCCTGCAGCACCACCGTCATGCCCAGGCCGATCAGCACCGCCAGCACCAGGCCCTGCAGGTCGCTGGCCAGCGGCGGCAGGGCCTGAGGCCCCAGGCCGGTGAAGCCCTGGCGCAGCAGCTCGATGCCCAGGAACAGCACGCCGAAGCCTGCGATGGCCTGCCCCAGCGCGCCGCGGCGCGTGCCGTTGCCGGTGATGTACAGCCCCATGCCGAGCCCGATGAAGGGCAGGGCGAAGGCGTCGGCCTTGACGGAAAAGCCCAGCCAGGCCACGAGCCAGCCGGTGACGGAGGAGCCGAGGTTGGAGCCGAACACCACCCACAGCGCCGAGCTGAAGCTGAGCAGCCCGGCGTTGACGAAGCCGATGGCGGCCACCGTCATGGCGGTGGACGACTGCACCAGCGCCGTGAGCGCCACCCCGGTCACCAGGCCGTGCAGCGGCGTGCGCGTCCAGGCGGCGAGGATGCGCTCCAGCGCGCGCCCGGCGGCGAGCTTGAGGCCGTTGGTCAGCATGGTCATGCCGAGCAGGAACAGGCCGATGCCGCCGAGCAGCGTGCCGGCGGCGAGCAGGGGCGTGGCGGTGGTGCCCAACGGGGGAGCGGCGCCGGCGCGGCCTTACTTGGTGCCGAAGATGCGGTCGCCCGCGTCGCCCAGGCCCGGCAGGATGTAGCCGTGGTCGTTGAGCTCGCGGTCGATGGCGGCGGTGTAGATGGGCACGTCGGGGTGCGCCTTCTGCAGCGTGGCCACGCCCTCGGGGGCGGCCAGCAGGCAGACGAACTTGATGGAGCGCGGCTGCAGCTGCTTGAGCCGCTGCACGGCGGCGGCGGCCGAGTTGCCGGTGGCCAGCATCGGATCGACGACGATGATGTCGCGCTCGGCCATTTCCGAGGGCATCTTGAAGTAGTACTCGACCGGCTGCAGCGTGGCCGGGTCGCGGTACAGGCCGATGTGGCCGATGCGCGCGCCGGGCACCACGTTGAGCATGCCGTCAAGGAAGCCGTTGCCCGCGCGCAGGATGGACACGAGCACCAGCTTCTTGCCGTCGATCATCTTCGCGGTCATGGTCTCCAGCGGGGTCTCGATGGTCACGTCCTGCAGCGGCATGTCGCGCGTGACTTCGTAGGCCATCAGGGTGGACAGCTCGCCGAGCAGGCGGCGGAAGCTGTTGGTGCTGGCGTCCTTCTTGCGCATCAGGGTCAGTTTGTGCTGTACCAGGGGGTGGTCTATGACGTGGACGTTGCTCATGGGTTGTTCTTGGGAGCAGAGAAAAAGAAGGGCGCTTAGTCTGCCAGAAAGCGCGCATAGCGCGCCAGATCGACGTTGCCGCCGCTGATGACGATGCCCATGCGCTTGCCGCGCAGGTCCACCCCGCCGTGGTGCGCGCCCGCGAAGGCCAGCGCGCCCGTGGGCTCGACCACGATCTTCATGCGCTCGGCGAAGAAGCGCAGCGCGTGCACCAGCTGCACGTCGCTGGCGGTGACGATGCCGTCGGCATGGCGCCGGATGACCTCGAACGCCAGCGGGCTCAGGGCCGTGGTCAGCGCGCCGTCGGCGATGGTGCGCGGCTGGGCGATGGTGACGATCTGCCCGCTGCGCAGCGACTGCTGCGCGTCGTTGGCGGTTTCGGGCTCCACGCCGTACACCTCGCAGGCGCTGCCCGGCGACTGCGCTGCCAGCAGGCTGCCGGCCAGCAGGCCGCCGCCGCCCACGGCCACGAACAGGTAGTGCAGGCGCGGCACCTCCTGCAGCAGCTCCAGCGCCGCCGTGCCCTGGCCGGCGATGACGTGCGGGTGCTCGGACGGCGGCACCAGCGCCATGCCGCGCTCCTGCGCGATGCGGCGGCTGATGGCCTCGCGGTCCTCGGTGAAGCGGTTGTAGGTGACGACCTGGGCGCCATAGTGGCGCGTGGCCGCCATCTTGGACGCGGCCGCGTCCTCGGGCATGACGATGAGCGCCGGAATGTCCAGCAGCCGCGCCGCCAGCGCGATGGCCTGGGCGTGGTTGCCGGCCGAGAAGGTGAGCACGCCGCGCTCGCGCTGCGCGGCGTCGAGCTGGGCGAGTGCGTTGTACGCGCCGCGGAACTTGAACGAGCCGGTGCGCTGCAGGTTCTCGCACTTGAAGAACACCTGGGCGCCCAGCAGCTCGTCGGCCATGCCCGAGCGCAGCACCGGCGTGCGGTGCGCCACGTTCTGCAGGCGGTGCGCCGCGGCGGCCACGTCGGCGGCGGTGGGAGGGGGCAGGGCGATGGGGTTCATGGCGGCGTCCTCGGATGCGCGAGTGCGGTGCGGCGGTGGGCCTGCATCTTACCGGGAATCGGAACAAAAAAGGCACCTAGCGCTTGTCCATCAAGCGCTACCAGCTATCAATTGGAGAGCATTGCAGCCGGGGGGGGCGGTGCCGGTTGTAACGCTTCGTGTCAGATAAGTGCAAAAACGGCGCCCCTGAGTGCGGCAGGGTGTTTTTTATTCTTTCCCGTATACGCTGTGAATCCCACATTCACGAACCGCCATGGGTTCAATGGAGTAAAAAATGCAATTTTCCCGGAGAGGTTTTGTCAAGAGTTTTGGCGCGGGCACGGGTGCGCTCGCAGCCTTGGGTGTTTCGGGATGTGGGGGAGGCAGCGATCCGTATTCAGATGCTGCGCCTTTATGGAATGCCGACAAGGTCAGGAACAAGATCGTCGTCATCAGCGATATCCATCTCGGCATCGAAGACCGCTACACGGAAACACTGGAGAACCGGCCGCTGCTCATCAAGTTTCTGCAATGCCTGCAAAATACCAGGGATGTGCGTGAACTGGTGATTGCCGGTGATTTCCTGGATGAATGGTTCTTGCCTGTCTACTACTACCCGCTGTATACGGACCAGGATCAGTTTTACCGGGGCGTCATTGCGAACAATCAAGGCGTCATCGACGAGCTGAACAAGGTGATCGCCAGCGGAATCAAACTGGTCTACGTCCCTGGCAACCATGACCTGACACTCAAGGCCAGCGTTTTGCAGGAAGCCATTCCCCAACTGGTTCAGGCCAGCGGCGATGAGCCCCAAGGGCTTGGCACCTACTATACCGGCGACCGGAACGAGATCGTCATCGAGCATGGCCATCGCTACGATGTGTTTTCCGCGCCCGATACGGTGACCAACGAGGAATTATGCGGAAACCAGGACAAGACCATTTTGCCTGCTGGCTATTTCTATGCCCGGTACGCCGCCACCTGGGTGCTCGA belongs to Acidovorax sp. YS12 and includes:
- a CDS encoding DUF3325 domain-containing protein: MMPDLSWGWHLAVLLLSLGGLALLALASEREGELLLRRPVPLAHRRLLRCLGWPLLALALAVCVGGWFGHFGTVLWLGWLSVAAVALVFGIAYGPWRDEPAGRRVRNARETIAASACCTSAGGRLGLYFLWVLLALSPLAFAWALWQAPVHPLRRADAVQGPVGPWTYRLAEEVQAAPEVLASGAAVKHFVLQLQGDELAVARAWLRVQPPRSPRTAGMAFEGHHADREAMIAIPPSATAQDAFWLTVQGKDGQLHHAEIGMRRLSPATADFVEGRR
- a CDS encoding type II toxin-antitoxin system VapC family toxin, producing MYLLDTNIVSYFLKGHDMGLHQRMAQALRGSQASISVLSYAEIRYGQALMAGDDRRHPRINLFLKQIPALPWTVAAAEQFGRIKARNRQQGRLRGDMDTLIAAHAIAENLVLVTHNTRHFTDIPGLRLEDWVSSLP
- a CDS encoding Na/Pi cotransporter family protein, which encodes MGTTATPLLAAGTLLGGIGLFLLGMTMLTNGLKLAAGRALERILAAWTRTPLHGLVTGVALTALVQSSTAMTVAAIGFVNAGLLSFSSALWVVFGSNLGSSVTGWLVAWLGFSVKADAFALPFIGLGMGLYITGNGTRRGALGQAIAGFGVLFLGIELLRQGFTGLGPQALPPLASDLQGLVLAVLIGLGMTVVLQASSATLAVVLTAVAGGSLAVEVGAGMVIGANVGTTLTGILAAIQATANARRLAAAHVLFNVVTAVVALALLGPLLALIDAVGQWLTGRSDAVTQLVIFHTAFNLLGVLLMWPLAKPLARFLLARFRSAEEDEARARFLDRNVTAVPALALQALRREMTRVGHLAMQLAADATRLAPPWPAPTPQAGAQLARQLQTLEQLQQQLGAFVSDVSRQALSRDVAEQMTELLRVAGYYDTLARVMAQAGQQALRTPRAQAAGASPLDALAPACAAALAFFEAADPQAAVPESSPGAHDALAAVDAAHAIFDAAYEDAKAALLRAGALGQLEVATVHEWAGLLGDVRRAVEQGHKAATRLAMLPPLIPLPNGNAEKAGAPPMGQAGGA
- the upp gene encoding uracil phosphoribosyltransferase — encoded protein: MSNVHVIDHPLVQHKLTLMRKKDASTNSFRRLLGELSTLMAYEVTRDMPLQDVTIETPLETMTAKMIDGKKLVLVSILRAGNGFLDGMLNVVPGARIGHIGLYRDPATLQPVEYYFKMPSEMAERDIIVVDPMLATGNSAAAAVQRLKQLQPRSIKFVCLLAAPEGVATLQKAHPDVPIYTAAIDRELNDHGYILPGLGDAGDRIFGTK
- a CDS encoding threo-3-hydroxy-L-aspartate ammonia-lyase gives rise to the protein MNPIALPPPTAADVAAAAHRLQNVAHRTPVLRSGMADELLGAQVFFKCENLQRTGSFKFRGAYNALAQLDAAQRERGVLTFSAGNHAQAIALAARLLDIPALIVMPEDAAASKMAATRHYGAQVVTYNRFTEDREAISRRIAQERGMALVPPSEHPHVIAGQGTAALELLQEVPRLHYLFVAVGGGGLLAGSLLAAQSPGSACEVYGVEPETANDAQQSLRSGQIVTIAQPRTIADGALTTALSPLAFEVIRRHADGIVTASDVQLVHALRFFAERMKIVVEPTGALAFAGAHHGGVDLRGKRMGIVISGGNVDLARYARFLAD
- a CDS encoding metallophosphoesterase, with protein sequence MQFSRRGFVKSFGAGTGALAALGVSGCGGGSDPYSDAAPLWNADKVRNKIVVISDIHLGIEDRYTETLENRPLLIKFLQCLQNTRDVRELVIAGDFLDEWFLPVYYYPLYTDQDQFYRGVIANNQGVIDELNKVIASGIKLVYVPGNHDLTLKASVLQEAIPQLVQASGDEPQGLGTYYTGDRNEIVIEHGHRYDVFSAPDTVTNEELCGNQDKTILPAGYFYARYAATWVLEGKPTVAQNLPVISASDYAGLTDAAYADQAGAYKYHNILSSISNQMTPYESGEDHFATDKIFKMRISGFSDDYTYKDFFPAMLTDEQTGRKYISAPRLFRNIQLSWQARQVLNKVKVPEAPFALSVAGALEPESFFSWAKANYLENPDEKKVEVVIFGHTHVPMCRYVDGGKCYLNSGTWIDHNTSHPDTRTFVVVTTGTSGKDAAAVYRFIKEGEIADITASVSA